One part of the Algibacter sp. L1A34 genome encodes these proteins:
- a CDS encoding vWA domain-containing protein: MFQLEEKIWFWTLAIIPVIIVLFLLLQFWRYRTQKKFADKELLKRLSPNKSLFKSILKVVVLSLAFLCLTIALVNPKIGTKLETVKREGVDIVFAVDVSKSMLAEDIAPNRLEKSKQLVTQIINNLASDRVGIIAYAGKAFPQLPITTDYGSAKMFLNNMNTDMLSSQGTAINEAIKLATTYFDNEEQTNRVLIIISDGEDHSEDALAYAEQAHDEGIRIFTIGVGDVKGGPIPLKKNGIVLNYKKDNQGETVITRLNEDTLKKIADEADGVYINGKNTNDVVEKIREILNGMDKTEFEAKQFADFKDQFQWFLGLGVFFLLIDIFLLERKTGWLKKLNLFNENL; this comes from the coding sequence ATGTTTCAATTAGAAGAAAAAATATGGTTTTGGACCTTAGCGATTATTCCTGTAATAATCGTATTGTTTTTGTTGCTTCAATTTTGGAGATACCGAACACAAAAAAAGTTTGCCGATAAAGAGTTATTAAAACGTTTAAGCCCGAATAAATCGCTGTTTAAATCGATTTTAAAAGTGGTGGTTTTAAGTTTAGCATTCTTGTGCTTAACTATTGCGTTGGTGAACCCTAAAATTGGTACAAAACTAGAAACGGTAAAGCGTGAAGGTGTCGATATTGTGTTTGCTGTCGATGTTTCTAAAAGTATGTTGGCCGAAGATATTGCGCCAAATCGATTAGAAAAATCGAAACAACTAGTAACGCAAATCATTAACAATTTGGCTAGTGATCGTGTTGGTATTATTGCATACGCAGGTAAAGCATTTCCGCAGTTACCTATAACTACAGATTATGGATCGGCTAAAATGTTTTTAAACAACATGAATACCGATATGTTGTCATCACAAGGAACAGCAATCAATGAAGCTATTAAATTAGCAACCACTTATTTTGATAACGAGGAACAAACCAATCGTGTTTTAATTATTATTTCAGACGGTGAAGATCATAGTGAAGATGCCTTAGCTTATGCTGAACAAGCGCATGATGAAGGTATTCGGATATTTACCATTGGTGTTGGCGATGTGAAAGGTGGGCCAATTCCTCTTAAAAAAAATGGGATTGTTTTAAATTATAAGAAAGACAATCAAGGTGAAACGGTAATTACACGTTTAAATGAAGATACTTTAAAAAAGATAGCCGACGAAGCGGATGGTGTATATATTAACGGAAAAAACACTAATGATGTGGTTGAAAAGATTCGTGAAATATTAAACGGTATGGACAAAACGGAGTTTGAAGCCAAGCAATTTGCCGATTTTAAAGATCAGTTTCAATGGTTTTTGGGTTTGGGAGTTTTCTTTTTACTGATAGATATCTTCTTATTAGAACGAAAAACAGGCTGGTTGAAGAAATTGAATTTATTTAATGAGAATTTATAA
- a CDS encoding SulP family inorganic anion transporter — protein sequence MFKNIKSDLPASIVVFFVALPLCLGIALASGAPLFSGVIAGVIGGVVVGSLSGSNLGVSGPAAGLAAIVLTAIGTLGGFENFLVAVVLGGVIQILFGILKAGVIGYYFPSSVIKGMLTGIGIIIILKQIPHFFGYDAEVEGADSFVESSGENTFSALLNITDHLILGSLVIGLIGLGIILFWDKVLAKKAKIFQVIQGPFVAVVSGIIYFVVTQDSDTLSIASSHLVSVPIPEDFSSFIGQFSFPNFSEITNPDVWIVAFTIALVASLETLLSVEATDKLDPHKNVTPTNRELLAQGTGNIIVGLIGGLPITQVIVRSSANIQSGGMSKMSAIIHGLLLLISVVVIPKLLNMIPLSVLAAILLVVGYKLAKPSLFLKMYKMGWKQSIPFTVTVLGIVFIDLLWGIGLGLTVGIVVILLKSYQNSHFLHIEDNSNGKHKIKMTLAEEVTFFNKGAILKELDSLPIDTILEINLIKTRYLDNDIIEILEDFLFKAEERNIDIKLVSKRGIVENPSSFIKFFNEREKSNLSLS from the coding sequence ATGTTTAAAAATATTAAGAGTGACTTGCCAGCGAGTATAGTTGTATTTTTTGTTGCATTACCATTATGTTTAGGTATTGCATTAGCTAGTGGTGCGCCACTATTTTCAGGAGTAATTGCAGGCGTAATTGGCGGTGTTGTTGTTGGTAGTTTAAGTGGCTCTAACCTTGGTGTTAGTGGTCCGGCTGCTGGATTAGCAGCTATTGTTTTAACTGCTATTGGCACGTTAGGAGGTTTCGAAAACTTTTTAGTAGCTGTTGTTTTAGGTGGTGTTATCCAAATACTTTTTGGTATTTTAAAAGCTGGAGTTATCGGGTATTATTTTCCGTCTTCAGTTATTAAAGGGATGTTAACCGGTATCGGAATTATTATCATCTTAAAACAAATTCCACATTTTTTTGGTTATGATGCTGAGGTGGAAGGAGCCGATAGTTTTGTTGAAAGTTCTGGTGAGAATACTTTTTCTGCTTTACTAAATATTACCGATCATCTTATTTTAGGTTCGCTTGTAATTGGCCTAATAGGTCTTGGAATTATACTATTTTGGGATAAGGTTTTAGCAAAAAAAGCTAAAATATTTCAAGTTATACAGGGGCCTTTTGTAGCGGTTGTCTCTGGTATTATTTATTTTGTTGTAACGCAAGATAGTGATACATTAAGCATTGCTTCATCTCACCTTGTAAGCGTACCAATTCCAGAAGATTTTTCTTCATTCATAGGGCAGTTTAGTTTTCCTAATTTTTCGGAAATTACAAATCCTGATGTTTGGATTGTTGCTTTCACCATTGCTTTAGTAGCCAGTTTAGAAACTTTATTAAGTGTTGAGGCTACCGATAAGTTAGATCCACATAAAAATGTAACACCAACCAATCGCGAATTATTAGCACAGGGTACAGGTAACATTATTGTTGGTTTAATAGGTGGTTTGCCTATCACTCAGGTAATTGTGCGTAGTTCTGCAAATATTCAATCGGGTGGTATGTCAAAAATGTCGGCTATAATTCACGGATTATTATTATTAATATCGGTTGTGGTTATTCCTAAGTTATTAAACATGATTCCGTTATCAGTTTTAGCAGCTATTTTATTAGTTGTAGGATATAAATTAGCGAAGCCAAGTTTGTTTCTTAAAATGTATAAAATGGGTTGGAAACAATCTATCCCTTTTACAGTAACTGTTTTAGGTATTGTATTTATCGACTTACTTTGGGGTATTGGTTTAGGCTTAACTGTAGGTATTGTAGTTATACTTTTAAAAAGTTATCAGAATTCGCATTTTCTTCATATTGAAGATAATAGCAATGGTAAACATAAAATTAAAATGACTTTAGCTGAAGAGGTTACATTTTTCAATAAAGGAGCTATTTTAAAAGAGTTAGATAGTTTGCCGATCGATACAATTTTGGAAATTAATCTTATTAAAACGCGGTATTTAGATAATGATATTATCGAGATTCTTGAAGATTTTCTATTTAAAGCTGAAGAAAGAAATATTGACATTAAGCTTGTTTCTAAACGCGGTATTGTCGAAAATCCATCGAGTTTTATTAAGTTTTTTAACGAAAGAGAGAAGTCTAATTTGAGTTTAAGCTAA
- a CDS encoding DUF58 domain-containing protein: MDTKELLKKVRKIEIKTRRLSDHIFGGEYHSTFKGRGMTFSEVRQYNFGDDVRNIDWNVTARYSEPYVKVFEEERELTMMLVVDVSGSELFGTESQFKNEVVTEIAATLAFSATQNNDKIGLILFSDKVELYIPPKKGRSHVLRIIRELIEFQPESKQTNLAEALKFMQNVMKKKVIAFVLSDFIADDYFQTMKIVARKHDVTGIRVYDKREEDIPNLGMVQMQDEETGEFMLVNTSSKTVRKNYSKFYHEKAKYYKESFTKSGAGAIDCRVDESYVKKLLGYFKHRA; encoded by the coding sequence ATGGATACTAAAGAATTACTAAAAAAAGTACGTAAAATTGAGATTAAGACACGACGACTGTCTGATCATATTTTTGGAGGTGAATATCATTCCACTTTCAAGGGGCGTGGTATGACGTTTAGTGAAGTGCGCCAATACAATTTTGGCGATGATGTTCGAAATATAGATTGGAATGTTACCGCGCGCTATAGCGAACCTTACGTAAAAGTTTTTGAAGAAGAACGTGAACTTACCATGATGCTTGTGGTTGATGTTTCGGGATCGGAACTATTTGGTACCGAAAGTCAATTTAAGAATGAAGTAGTTACAGAAATTGCTGCAACTTTAGCTTTTTCTGCAACACAGAATAACGATAAAATAGGACTTATTTTATTTTCTGATAAGGTAGAATTATACATCCCGCCTAAAAAAGGACGTTCGCATGTACTTCGTATTATTCGAGAATTAATAGAATTTCAACCAGAAAGTAAACAGACTAATTTGGCCGAAGCTTTAAAGTTTATGCAAAACGTGATGAAGAAAAAAGTGATTGCTTTTGTTCTGTCAGATTTTATTGCAGACGATTATTTTCAAACCATGAAAATTGTTGCTAGAAAACACGATGTTACTGGAATTCGAGTTTACGATAAGCGTGAAGAAGATATTCCTAATTTAGGGATGGTGCAAATGCAGGATGAAGAAACAGGTGAATTTATGTTAGTAAACACATCATCAAAAACGGTACGTAAAAACTACAGTAAATTTTATCACGAAAAGGCAAAATACTATAAAGAAAGTTTTACTAAATCTGGAGCAGGCGCAATAGATTGTAGAGTGGACGAAAGTTACGTTAAAAAGTTATTAGGTTATTTTAAACACCGCGCATAA
- a CDS encoding tetratricopeptide repeat protein has product MKYLATLIILFVTLFSFSQDEEKAQLQALKKANDYVYEGNNLVNEDDYVSAEMEYRKAISENPNSIAGAYNLGNAYYTKGSFDEAVYRLQEAAKKATSKSEKHKAFHNIGTILMKGKKCKEAVEAFKSALRNNPADDETRYNLGLAKECAKEQQDKEDQNKDDKKDKNEDQKDNKDKKDDKENKDNKDKEGDNKEDKKDEGDKEKKEGDDKKDDEGKPKDEKEDQGKDGDKDKKEQQQPKPQPGQMSAQQMKNLLEAMNNQEQKVQEKMNAEKAQGVKVKAEKDW; this is encoded by the coding sequence ATGAAATACTTAGCAACACTTATAATTTTATTTGTAACCCTTTTTTCTTTTTCGCAAGATGAAGAAAAAGCACAGTTACAAGCACTCAAAAAAGCCAATGATTATGTTTACGAGGGCAATAATTTGGTAAATGAAGATGATTATGTTTCTGCGGAAATGGAATATAGAAAAGCCATTTCAGAAAACCCTAATAGTATTGCGGGTGCATACAATTTAGGGAATGCTTATTATACTAAAGGTAGTTTTGATGAGGCTGTTTACAGGTTGCAAGAAGCCGCAAAAAAAGCAACTTCAAAATCTGAAAAACATAAGGCATTCCATAACATTGGAACTATTTTAATGAAAGGTAAAAAATGCAAAGAAGCCGTTGAAGCTTTTAAAAGTGCGTTAAGAAATAACCCTGCAGATGATGAAACACGTTATAATTTAGGTCTAGCGAAAGAATGTGCGAAGGAGCAGCAAGATAAAGAAGACCAAAATAAAGACGATAAGAAAGACAAAAACGAAGACCAGAAGGATAACAAGGATAAAAAAGACGATAAGGAAAATAAAGATAACAAAGACAAGGAAGGCGATAATAAAGAAGACAAAAAAGACGAGGGCGATAAAGAAAAGAAGGAAGGCGACGATAAAAAAGATGATGAAGGTAAGCCTAAAGATGAAAAGGAAGATCAAGGTAAAGATGGCGATAAGGATAAAAAAGAGCAACAACAACCTAAACCACAACCAGGACAAATGTCTGCTCAGCAAATGAAAAACTTGCTTGAAGCCATGAATAACCAAGAACAAAAGGTTCAAGAAAAAATGAATGCTGAAAAAGCACAAGGAGTTAAGGTTAAAGCCGAAAAGGATTGGTAG
- a CDS encoding FeoB-associated Cys-rich membrane protein, with product MLAIFFSLFSFFSFSQVTSAIDSTSIKIGEQITYHIQVETDTTSLVVFPEGQSFSPLEMIESYAVDTLKNKDKYNLVKKYGLTQFDSGSYTIPRQKIIIGTKIFFTDSLKVEVNNVVIDTTKQGLYDIKPIIEVQESSSDWWKTVLIVLLIIAAVGFLLYWFIWRKKPLSEEEKIALLPPYDRAKLALVKLDESTYLEQENLKDYYSELTFIIRKYLDEKVYDRALESTTDELIKRLNILKEGNQVDLSKEDIKNLESILKRADLVKFAKSAPDVELAKIDRSTIDIEIDNVKEALPEPTEEEKLLDEKYREEQARKKKRNKIILTVVIAVFLMIATFVGFSLKYGFSYVKDTIIGHDSIELLEGDWVTSAYGVPPITITTPKVLKRNSVELPEEAKAQMSATSFSYGSLLNFFSVDVSTIVLKQANPEEDIDLKQAQDGAIKQLEQAGVTDIVVLSDKFTTPNGAEGLKTHGTASFPILNSKEFYEGEYVILQFSTKNILQRISIVWNKSDDYADKIVERIINSVELKKAEE from the coding sequence ATGCTGGCTATCTTCTTTTCTTTGTTTTCTTTTTTCTCATTTTCTCAAGTTACATCGGCAATCGATTCTACTTCAATAAAAATTGGTGAGCAAATTACCTATCATATTCAAGTTGAAACCGATACTACGAGTTTAGTCGTTTTTCCAGAGGGGCAATCTTTTTCTCCTTTAGAAATGATAGAATCTTATGCCGTAGATACCTTAAAGAATAAAGACAAATACAATCTTGTTAAAAAATACGGATTAACACAATTCGATTCGGGTTCGTACACCATTCCCCGTCAAAAAATAATTATTGGTACTAAAATATTTTTCACCGATTCCTTAAAGGTTGAGGTTAATAATGTAGTAATAGATACAACAAAACAAGGGCTTTATGATATTAAACCTATTATCGAGGTTCAAGAATCTTCTAGCGATTGGTGGAAAACAGTATTAATAGTATTGTTAATTATTGCTGCCGTTGGTTTTCTGTTATATTGGTTTATTTGGCGTAAAAAGCCGCTTTCCGAAGAAGAAAAAATTGCTTTATTGCCACCATACGATCGTGCAAAATTAGCCTTGGTGAAGTTAGATGAAAGCACCTATTTAGAACAAGAAAATTTAAAAGATTATTATTCTGAATTAACGTTTATTATCAGAAAATATTTAGACGAAAAAGTTTATGATCGCGCATTAGAAAGCACAACCGATGAGTTGATAAAGCGTTTAAATATACTGAAAGAAGGTAATCAAGTTGATTTGAGTAAAGAAGATATTAAAAACTTAGAAAGTATTTTAAAACGTGCCGATTTAGTGAAATTCGCGAAATCTGCTCCAGATGTTGAGTTAGCAAAAATAGATAGAAGTACAATAGATATTGAAATAGACAACGTAAAAGAAGCTTTACCAGAACCAACTGAGGAAGAAAAACTTTTAGATGAAAAATATCGTGAAGAGCAAGCGCGTAAAAAGAAGCGTAATAAAATTATTTTAACCGTAGTGATTGCGGTGTTTTTAATGATAGCAACTTTTGTAGGCTTCTCTTTAAAATATGGATTTAGTTATGTGAAAGATACCATTATTGGGCACGATAGTATTGAGCTTTTAGAAGGTGATTGGGTAACTAGTGCGTATGGTGTTCCGCCAATAACTATTACAACACCAAAGGTTTTAAAACGTAATTCGGTAGAGCTTCCAGAGGAAGCAAAAGCCCAAATGAGTGCTACAAGTTTTAGCTATGGAAGTTTATTAAACTTCTTTAGTGTCGATGTGTCTACCATTGTTTTAAAGCAAGCTAATCCGGAAGAAGATATCGATTTAAAACAAGCTCAAGACGGGGCTATAAAACAGTTAGAGCAAGCTGGAGTTACAGATATTGTTGTATTAAGCGATAAGTTTACGACTCCAAATGGCGCTGAAGGATTAAAAACTCATGGAACTGCAAGTTTCCCGATTTTAAACTCTAAGGAGTTTTATGAAGGTGAGTATGTGATTTTACAATTTTCAACTAAAAATATTTTACAGCGTATTTCTATTGTTTGGAATAAAAGCGATGATTATGCCGATAAAATTGTAGAACGTATTATAAATTCCGTTGAACTTAAAAAAGCAGAAGAATAA
- a CDS encoding vWA domain-containing protein — protein MFEGIEFVNKEFFWLFLLLPLAVLWYIFKRNKQTAELKISSLKGFKVTSSWLTKLKPIMFALRLLALALLIMALARPQTVDVSSKTKTTRGIDIVMAIDVSASMLAKDLRPNRLDALKEVAAEFIKGRPNDRIGLVEYAGESYTKTPITSDKAIVLRSLKSIEYNNIIEGGTAIGMGLATSVNRLKDSKAKSKVIILLTDGVNNSGFIDPKIASELAVEYGIKTYTIGLGTNGMALSPVAIDPRTGQFQYGRIKVEIDETLLKEIATVTGGKYFRATNNKKLEEIYSEINKLEKTDVEEFKFYNYEEKYRPLVLLAGFLLLLELLLRNTLFKSFI, from the coding sequence ATGTTTGAAGGCATCGAATTTGTAAATAAAGAATTTTTCTGGTTGTTTCTTTTGCTACCACTAGCTGTTTTGTGGTATATCTTTAAGAGAAACAAGCAAACGGCAGAATTAAAAATATCGAGTTTAAAAGGGTTTAAAGTAACTAGTTCTTGGTTAACAAAATTGAAACCCATCATGTTTGCTTTACGTTTATTGGCTTTAGCTTTATTAATTATGGCTTTGGCGAGACCGCAAACGGTAGATGTTTCATCTAAAACAAAAACCACACGAGGTATCGATATTGTTATGGCTATTGATGTTTCGGCGAGTATGTTGGCGAAAGATTTACGCCCAAATCGTTTAGACGCTTTAAAAGAAGTTGCCGCAGAGTTTATTAAAGGTCGACCAAATGATAGAATAGGTTTGGTAGAATATGCTGGAGAAAGCTATACAAAAACACCAATAACCAGTGATAAAGCGATTGTTTTACGTTCTTTAAAAAGTATTGAGTACAATAATATTATTGAAGGCGGAACTGCTATTGGTATGGGTTTAGCAACATCTGTAAACCGATTAAAAGATAGTAAAGCTAAAAGTAAAGTTATTATTTTATTAACCGATGGTGTTAATAATTCTGGTTTTATAGATCCTAAAATTGCGAGTGAACTAGCTGTTGAATATGGTATTAAAACCTATACCATTGGTTTGGGAACCAATGGTATGGCGTTATCTCCGGTAGCTATCGATCCTAGAACGGGCCAATTTCAATACGGTAGAATTAAAGTTGAAATAGACGAAACTTTATTAAAAGAAATTGCAACCGTAACAGGTGGAAAATATTTTAGAGCCACAAATAATAAGAAATTAGAAGAAATTTATAGCGAAATCAATAAGCTCGAAAAAACAGATGTTGAAGAGTTTAAATTTTATAATTACGAAGAAAAATATAGACCATTAGTGCTTTTAGCAGGCTTTTTATTGTTGTTAGAATTACTATTGCGTAATACATTGTTTAAAAGTTTTATTTAA
- a CDS encoding tetratricopeptide repeat protein, whose product MKNLLYILSFLFSFGLFAQNDALFKQGNALYNEGKYAEAIQKYDDILSTKKHSADLYFNMANAHYKLNNIAPSIFYYEKALQLAPNDKDIKNNLAFAQNMTVDAIGVVPNVGFSKLFKNITNSMSFDAWAKATVVLVFVFVILFLIYYFAYSTGRKRLTFIGSILSLILLCVTLAFAFQKYALDKKDKPAIVFAQETQVKSEPNLRSEESFRLHEGTKVQVIDSVDNWKKIKLSDGKMGWLASEDIKILTAF is encoded by the coding sequence ATGAAAAATTTATTATACATACTTTCGTTTTTGTTTAGTTTTGGATTATTTGCTCAAAACGATGCTCTTTTTAAGCAGGGTAATGCACTTTATAATGAAGGTAAATATGCCGAAGCTATTCAAAAATACGATGATATTTTAAGCACTAAAAAACATTCGGCCGATTTGTATTTCAATATGGCTAATGCACATTACAAGCTTAACAATATTGCGCCAAGTATTTTTTATTATGAAAAAGCATTGCAGTTGGCTCCAAATGATAAAGACATTAAAAACAATTTGGCATTTGCGCAAAATATGACGGTAGATGCTATTGGTGTGGTTCCAAATGTTGGCTTTTCTAAATTATTTAAAAACATCACTAATAGTATGTCGTTTGATGCTTGGGCAAAAGCAACTGTAGTACTTGTGTTTGTGTTCGTGATATTATTTTTAATCTATTACTTTGCTTATTCTACTGGCCGAAAACGTTTAACTTTTATTGGAAGTATTTTATCACTTATATTATTATGCGTGACTTTAGCATTCGCTTTTCAGAAATACGCATTGGATAAAAAAGATAAACCAGCTATCGTTTTTGCTCAAGAAACTCAGGTTAAAAGCGAACCTAATTTACGTAGTGAGGAATCTTTTAGACTTCATGAAGGAACCAAGGTTCAGGTTATAGATTCTGTTGATAATTGGAAAAAAATAAAACTATCCGATGGCAAAATGGGATGGTTAGCTTCCGAAGATATTAAAATATTAACAGCATTTTAA
- a CDS encoding AAA family ATPase: MEETGTIDIKSINEKIEKESAFVDLLMLEMNKVIVGQKHMVERLLIGLLGQGHILLEGVPGLAKTLAINTLAQAVDGSFSRIQFTPDLLPADVTGTLIYNMKLNDFSIKKGPIFANFVLADEINRAPAKVQSALLEAMQEKQVTIGDETYKLDKPFLVMATMNPVEQEGTYSLPEAQVDRFMLKTVIDYPKLDEEQLIMRSNLKGSWEKVNPVVSVAQILRAQEAVREVYMDEKIEKYILDIIFATRYPEKYKLSDLKPLISFGASPRGSINLATAAKCYAFIKRRGYVIPEDVRAVVYDVLRHRIGITYEAEAENVTSVDIINKIVNEIEVP, translated from the coding sequence ATGGAAGAAACAGGTACAATTGATATTAAGTCGATAAACGAGAAAATTGAAAAGGAAAGTGCTTTTGTTGATTTACTAATGCTTGAAATGAACAAAGTGATCGTAGGCCAAAAACATATGGTGGAGCGTTTACTAATTGGTTTATTAGGACAAGGACATATTTTATTAGAAGGTGTTCCTGGATTAGCAAAAACATTAGCGATTAATACGTTGGCACAAGCTGTAGATGGTAGTTTTAGCCGTATTCAGTTTACGCCAGATTTATTACCGGCCGATGTTACTGGAACATTAATCTACAACATGAAGCTTAATGATTTTTCGATTAAAAAAGGACCTATTTTTGCAAATTTTGTATTAGCAGATGAGATAAACCGTGCGCCAGCAAAAGTGCAATCGGCATTATTAGAAGCCATGCAAGAAAAGCAGGTGACTATTGGTGATGAAACTTATAAGTTAGATAAACCCTTTTTAGTAATGGCAACGATGAATCCCGTAGAACAGGAAGGAACTTATTCTTTACCGGAAGCACAGGTCGATCGTTTTATGCTAAAAACTGTGATAGATTATCCTAAATTAGATGAAGAACAACTTATCATGCGTTCTAATTTAAAAGGATCTTGGGAAAAAGTAAATCCTGTAGTTTCTGTAGCTCAAATATTAAGAGCGCAAGAAGCGGTTCGTGAAGTTTACATGGACGAGAAAATTGAAAAATACATACTGGATATTATTTTCGCAACGCGTTATCCGGAAAAATATAAACTTAGCGATTTAAAACCATTAATTTCATTTGGAGCATCGCCTCGTGGTAGTATCAATTTAGCTACTGCAGCAAAATGTTACGCTTTTATAAAACGTCGTGGTTATGTTATTCCAGAAGACGTTCGTGCTGTAGTTTACGATGTGTTGCGCCATAGAATTGGTATTACATACGAAGCTGAAGCTGAAAATGTAACGTCTGTAGATATTATTAATAAAATCGTTAACGAGATTGAAGTACCATAG
- a CDS encoding BatD family protein — protein MKVVKHISILFFVLISSMASAQVKFEAKVSKKTLGVNERLRVDFEMNKDGDNFNPPDFSNFNVSGPNQSVSNSWINGVRTYKKTYTYFLTPKKRGDFTISQATIVIDGTVYKTIPVKVVVTAAVDKPKDPNDPNFIASENIHLVAEISKTNPYLNEAISIVYKLYVSPNIAVDNWNEIDSPRYNDFWSQNIDTKGQKVQNGKFKGEDYRYLILRKTVLYPQKTGKLNIEPLSLNLSMRVPTNRRDIFGGSLMTRVSRTVSAGNQTITVKPLPEQGKPADFTGAVGSFSFDVTSSKQVLDASESLQIKVGVKGNGNLKLFKLPRLSLPSSLEVYEPEHTENVKTNSAGMQGDILDSYTVVPQYKGKYPIPSISFSYFDLNTKTYKRLNSDEIIIDVQNGPLNNANANTENTNANSNKQAVVLNNDQFAFIKTKTNFTSIKPNDFFKTNLFWSLLLLPFLVIPIAIVFRNKKASRDADVYGNRIRKADKLAKKYLSSAKKSLGQKEAFYIALEKALHNYLKAKLHIETNELSKDKITVLLLKKEVDAQVIKDFESILESCELARYTPIDIVTMQEDYDKAAKTISLIDKQAR, from the coding sequence ATGAAAGTAGTAAAACATATATCCATATTATTTTTCGTTCTTATTTCAAGTATGGCTTCTGCTCAAGTTAAATTTGAAGCCAAGGTAAGTAAGAAAACATTAGGTGTAAATGAGCGTTTACGTGTCGATTTTGAAATGAATAAAGATGGCGATAATTTTAATCCGCCAGATTTTTCAAACTTTAATGTTAGTGGGCCAAACCAATCTGTGAGTAACTCTTGGATTAATGGTGTGCGTACTTATAAAAAAACATACACCTATTTTTTAACACCAAAGAAACGAGGCGATTTCACAATTTCTCAAGCTACTATTGTTATCGATGGCACAGTTTATAAAACAATTCCTGTGAAAGTTGTAGTTACCGCAGCAGTAGATAAACCTAAAGATCCTAATGATCCTAACTTTATTGCTTCAGAAAACATTCATTTGGTTGCCGAAATTTCGAAAACCAATCCGTATTTAAATGAGGCTATTTCGATAGTTTATAAGCTTTATGTGTCGCCAAATATTGCAGTGGATAATTGGAATGAAATTGATAGCCCGAGATATAATGATTTTTGGAGTCAGAATATAGATACGAAAGGTCAAAAAGTTCAAAACGGTAAATTTAAAGGAGAAGATTATCGCTATTTAATATTGCGTAAAACAGTATTATATCCGCAAAAAACAGGGAAATTGAACATTGAGCCATTGAGTTTAAATCTCTCTATGCGTGTTCCAACAAACCGTCGTGATATTTTTGGCGGGTCATTAATGACGCGAGTAAGTAGAACGGTATCAGCGGGTAATCAAACTATAACAGTTAAGCCTTTGCCAGAGCAAGGTAAACCTGCCGATTTTACAGGTGCTGTTGGTAGTTTTAGTTTCGATGTTACGAGCTCAAAACAAGTGTTAGATGCTTCGGAATCACTTCAAATAAAAGTAGGAGTTAAAGGAAATGGTAATTTAAAGCTTTTTAAACTTCCTAGACTATCATTACCAAGCTCATTAGAGGTTTATGAACCGGAACATACAGAAAACGTGAAAACGAATTCTGCGGGTATGCAAGGTGATATTTTAGATAGTTATACAGTAGTACCACAGTATAAAGGTAAATATCCAATTCCTAGTATTTCATTTTCATATTTCGATTTAAATACTAAAACTTATAAGCGATTAAATTCTGATGAAATTATTATCGATGTACAAAACGGTCCATTAAACAATGCTAACGCAAATACTGAGAATACTAATGCTAATAGTAATAAACAGGCAGTAGTTTTAAACAACGACCAGTTTGCTTTTATAAAAACTAAAACTAATTTCACGAGTATAAAACCTAATGATTTCTTTAAAACTAATTTGTTTTGGAGCTTGTTATTATTACCGTTTTTAGTGATACCGATTGCTATTGTTTTTCGTAATAAGAAAGCAAGTAGAGATGCCGATGTTTACGGAAACCGTATTCGAAAAGCAGATAAATTAGCTAAGAAATATTTAAGTAGCGCTAAGAAATCTTTAGGTCAAAAAGAAGCGTTTTATATCGCTTTAGAAAAAGCATTGCATAATTATTTAAAGGCAAAATTACATATTGAAACCAACGAATTGAGTAAAGATAAAATAACTGTTTTACTTTTGAAAAAAGAAGTAGATGCTCAAGTAATAAAGGATTTTGAAAGTATTTTAGAAAGCTGTGAATTAGCGCGTTACACGCCAATAGATATTGTAACCATGCAGGAGGATTATGATAAAGCCGCTAAAACTATTTCGTTAATTGATAAACAAGCACGTTAA